Part of the Amblyraja radiata isolate CabotCenter1 chromosome 9, sAmbRad1.1.pri, whole genome shotgun sequence genome, AGATAAAAGACGGCAAGCAGAGTGGTTCTTATATAGACAGGAAGGGCATGTTAATTAAAATTAGAGAACGAGATTAGATGCACTTTCTGCTAGAAGCTTCCAATTCAAGTGTATAAATCACAAGACTTGATAAATACTGTGATCAGAATAAAAAGAAAAATCATAGTGACTTGTTTGTTCAAATAAACTTTCAAGTTTACTAATTGAAATGCACCAAGCATTTTTTCATTAACGTACAATCAACATGCATGCTGTGCTGAAGTCCAATGATTTTTTTAACCTGAGAATGATAAAGGCAAGTAGATATTTTGACTGCAAAATTAGAATACAATTGAATACATCAGAATCCACACATATCCATCCCTCTGTAGTAGCCCTCCAAAAGGATAACATTTGATTCTGAGCAGAATGTTTCCTCAATCATTTTCAATAACAAACTGAGATTACAAAGCGATTTCAAATTAAGACTATTCCCTACTGCAAAGCATCTTAAAGTGTCATTTGAATAACTAAGTGAGGTCAGAAAAATCTTGTCCCGATACCTGCAGGTTAAATCACACAATATGATAAATAAACATTCATAAAATTGCATCAGATGGGATAGCCTGCAGGAAATGCATTCCCCATATCAGAGGTAGATAAAACTAGGGGGCAAAGGTttcaggagaggggaagagattcTGAAGGAATAAAGAGGACATTTTCATCCAAAGAGCGCCTGGAAAGTTCTGCCTAAGTCAGTGTTGAAGCTTGGTTCACCAGAGCGTTAAATAAGTGTTTAAATGAACACCTGAACTGGTTATTCGGAGAGCTATGAACCAAGTGCTGGTGATGCGGTTAATGTGGAAGGATGtccattggttggcatggatgagttgggccaattggtctgtttccatgctgcacggaCCACTTTATGTCCACTCCCAACATGAAGAAAATATTCAAGCAGCACTAAATGTCCATAAACTCTACTGCAATTGAATATACGTTAATGATAGGTTTACCCCCAATCACCTAAAGTATAATGTGAGCTCTCATCCAACGCCCAGGGAGCGTACAGGTGTTTTCCAGTCACCTTTAATACATTCATATCTATGCAGCCGAAATATTAAAACTGGAACTACAGAACTAAAATGATACCCGACCACAGTACAGTCAGAGTCATATGACTATGACTGCAGTAGATCTGGTTAAAGGCATCAAATTAATGAcagggatctttgtcccaaatctGTTTTAAAGCCTTTACATTGGCATCAAAAAGCAACTTTTTGTACATCAACTGTAAAAGCCGGCTTAGCCTCTCCCAAAACCTCTGTTCTGTTCTGCAGAAAGCCACAGGCACAGGAAGTTGCAAATGACTGCACTCAATGTCACACGCATATATTAAACTGTTGCTGCTTTATATGAAGCCGAAAAGGTTGCCTTTACTGACCCAGTGAAAACAAAGACCAATTTTCACAAATGCCAAAGGTGATTGAATGCAGAAACACCAACCCTTAATAAATATTTGGGAAATTCAGTTCTCCTTCAAATTgacattttggcaaattgctggTTCTGCAGGCATTGAATCTTGATCAATTTAGTTGTATTTGGGAACAGGAGCCATTCTAGTTTTCATTCTGAATACCACACAATCCAGAAGACTTAATATATGTATGTTATATATGTGGGAGCTTCTAGGTAAATGGGTTACACAATTACTTGCAATTTTTCCACTGGTGGGCAAACATTTCCTTATGGTTGCTATAAAATAGTTAAACTGTTCAAACAGAAAAATGCAAGTAATCCATATGTTTAATCCCTACTCAGCATATAAATGAAACATTTTACTCAAAACCTCCACATTCAAATGTATAAATGACAGGGTTCTAAATCATTTATGattagagaaaaaaaaagacaaattatACAGTGACTAGTTTGTTCAAATAAATTTTCATGTTTACTAATTGAAATATAGATCAGACAATTTTCCATTAATGTAAAACCAGCAAGCTATTAAAAAGGGAAGTCTAAACAGTTTCAAGTGCTGGAAAAACCCAAAATCGAACCATAATACAGAAAGAGGAAGTCATTTCAAATCATGGCAAACGGTTTAAATAAAAACCTTTGCAAGTACTTAACATTGCGTTCTCGTTCTCAAGATTAGGAAGTTAAAAATGCGCTGAACTAAAGCAAAGCCAACAAATGTCAAAGAAAATCAAAGATGATTAGTAAACGGGCCAGGATCTCAGCTCTCGGTACATAGTTTGGCCAGTTTTGAGAGACTACTATTTGGACTTGTAATTGGAGGTGAGCCACGTCAGGCCCTCGAAGAGTCCGTCCCCAGAGGTGGCGCAGGACGGCTGCACATACCAGTTCCTGTCGCGGATGCGGGTCAGGCCCAGCTTCTCCTGGATTTCGTGCGGCTTCATGGCGTCGCCAAGGTCCTGCTTGTTGGCGAAGATGAGGATGATGGCGTCGCGCATCTCCCGGTCGTTGATGATCCGCAGCAGCTCCTGGCGCGCCTCGTCGATGCGGTCCCTGTCGGCGCAGTCCACCACGAAGATGAGCCCCTGCGTGCCCGTGTAGTAGTGCCGCCACAGCGGGCGGATCTTGTCCTGCCCGCCCACGTCCCACACGTTGAACTTGACGTTCTTGTAGGTGACCGTCTCCACGTTGAAGCCCACCGTGGGGATGGTGGTGACGGACTGGCCCAGCTTCAGCTTGTACAGGATGGTCGTCTTACCGGCCGCGTCCAGCCCCAGCATCAGGATGCGCATCTCCTTGTTGCCGAAGATCTTGGACAGCACCTTGCCCATGGTCCGGCCCGGGCATGGGCGGCCTGGGGCGGCGGCGGCGACAGGCCGAGGCCCCGGGGCTCTGGGATCAGGCTCTCACTCACTGGAGGTCGAGGCCTCGAAGTTTCCAGCCGCCGCTCCGCTGCAGCTGCAGCTGCCCCGTCCGACCTCTGGTCACCACGgtcccgctgccgccgccgcgctCATGGACGCGGGTCCGCCGGGTGTGTCCGGCCCCGGGAGCTCCGTCTGGTCACGGTGTGGCCGCCCGGCTGTGTCCTGTCCTCTCCGCCCGGGTGCCGGCCGCTGTGTTCCGCCCTGGTGCCGGCTGTGTCCcggccgctccgctccgctcgtcTCTGCTCCGCCCTGGTCCCTGGCCGCCGGTGCCGGCTGTGTCGCGGCTGCACCGGAAAAGGCGCGGGAGCCGCCACCACCGCCACTTCCCGCCCACCGCGCATGCGGAGCCAGCGCCAGGCTCGCGCTCGCGCGACGTGCTGACACGTCATAAAGCGAACCGCGGCCTCGAGCGGCGCccagcggtgattgacaggaggggAACGGATGGGCGGGGCcctgcggtgattgacaggagggtGGACGGGGCCCtgccggtgattgacaggagggtCTCGGGGTGTGGAAGGCTGGGTCATGTGGGCGGGGCCTTGGGCTAATTGACAGGAGGGGCGGGGCCGTGTGTGATCGACAGGAGGAGGGGCTGTTATGTGGAGACCGCAGGCAGGGGCGGAGCCTGGCGGTGATTGACATGATGGTGGGCCGGGTCATTCGGACAGGGGCGGAGCCTGACGGTGATTGACATGATGGTGAGCGGGGTCATGCGGACAGGGGCTGTCGGTGATGACATGATGGTGGGCGGCGTCATGTGGGCAGGGGCCGGGCTTGACGGTAATTGACATGATGGTGGGCGGGGTCATGCGGACAGGGGCTGTCGGTGATGACATGTTGGTGGGCGGGGTCATTCGGACAGGGGCGGAGCCTGACGGTGGCGGACAGGGGCTGGCGGTGATGACATGATGGTGGGCGGGGGCTGTCGGTGATTGACAGGGGCCGTGGCTGGCGAGGCTCGCTGGTGCAGGTTTGCAGAAGagtctccgctataagatctttcccATGTAGTCTGTGGCAACAGTGGTTGCCACAAGCTGACAATAATCGTGCAAGCGGCTGGGACAGCTGCCAGGACTTTGCAGCTCCTGCATCTCGCATCTGTGGGGCCAATGTTTGTGGCGGTGGCTCCACTCACTCGCCGTGTTGCGGCTCATGCGGTCAAACGTTTCCCGTGACCAAGCTTCAGTTTGCCGGCCGGCCGGCAGcagctgtttctccttccactggAGCACGCCTTGGATAAAATGACCTCATAGCAATTGAGCGCAATTTGGTCAGCTCACTGAAGAGGGCCACAAGGAAGTAAGCagcaccggcagcatctctggagagaaccccATCTAATTTCTTCCCTAATTCTCTTTGAAGCTTTCAGTTCTGGCGCCTTCTAGATTGCCCTGCATGTACACACTGCTGATCTGGATGCCAGCTTTTAAAATATACCCTCGGCTTCCGAACTATACCATCTGTTCGACTTTTGAGTTTTTAGTTCTCGCAATGTCTACAAATCGATCTGAGTATTCGCCAGTAACAAGACACTgatgttagttagcagtcttgttgtacgtgcccccttgagcaagagtgaccatataatatggttgagttcttcattaggatggagagtgacattgttaattcagaaacaatggttctgaacttaaagaaaggtaactttgagggtatgagacgtgaattggccaagattgacgggcaattaattctaaaagggttgacggtggatatgcaatggaagacatttaaagactgcatggatgaactacaaaaattgttcatcccagtttggcaaaagaataaatcagggaaggtagtacatccgtggataacaagggaaatcagggatagtatcaaagcgaaggatgatgcgtacaaattagccagaaaaagcagcactgGGAGAaactcagagaccagcagaggaggacaaagggcttaattaggaaaggaaaaatagattatgaaagaaaactggcagggaacataaaaactgactgcaaaagtttttatagatatgtgaaaagaaagagattagttaaaacaaatgtaggtcccttgcagtcagaaacaggtgagttgatcatggggaacaaggatatggcggaccaactgaataactactttggttccgtcttcactaaggaagacataaataatctgccggaaatagcaggggaccgcgggtc contains:
- the arf6 gene encoding ADP-ribosylation factor 6 — translated: MGKVLSKIFGNKEMRILMLGLDAAGKTTILYKLKLGQSVTTIPTVGFNVETVTYKNVKFNVWDVGGQDKIRPLWRHYYTGTQGLIFVVDCADRDRIDEARQELLRIINDREMRDAIILIFANKQDLGDAMKPHEIQEKLGLTRIRDRNWYVQPSCATSGDGLFEGLTWLTSNYKSK